From Demequina capsici:
CGTGCATGAAGAAGCTGACCGGGATGAGGGTGGCCGCGATGAGCAGCGAGCCGATGTCGCCGAAGATGCCGAACAGGACCATCAGCGCGCCGACGCCCATGGTGAGGCCGGAGAGGATCACGCCGGCCTTGCCGCCCGGGGCGCCCTTGTAGGCGGAGTACTGCGCCATCGCGTCCGCCTGGGTGAGGTGACCGACAGCCGAGAGCAGGAAGATGACCGCGAAGAGGAGGCGGGCGATCAGGAAGACGATGTCCATGAGGTTCCTTCAAGTTGTTGAGCGTTCAAGTAACGGGCCAGACTCTACGGCCGATTAGTTGAACTGTCAACCACTTACGATCGAGCGATATTCCGCCCTCGACGCGGGCCCCGAAGACTGGTCATCCCGACCGGCCCCACCACCGGTCAGACCCCCGCGACCGTGCTCCTGCGCACCACCAGGCTCGGGCCCAGCGGCACCACCCTGTGCTCATGGTTGGGGTCATGCAGCTCCTCGAAGACCAGGTCCGCACCTGCGGCACCCATCCCCTCCCCTGGCTGTCGGATCGTCGTCAGCGGCAGCGGGCTGTCCCAGGCCGCACGGTTGTCGTCGTACCCGACGATCGCCACATCCTCCGGGATCCGCACGCCCGCGCCGGACAGCGCCTGAGCGATGCCAGCAGCGAGCAGGTCGGCCACCGCGAAGACGCCGTCGATCTCGCCGCGCTCCACCCTGCTCAACAGCGCACGACCCGCGCTCCAGCCGTACGCCCGGTTCAGCTCGCCCGCCTCCTCATGCGCGACGATCGTCGCACCCAGCGCGCGCGCCTCCTCCTGGAACCCCTCCACGCGCTCGGACACCGGCTGCAGCCACATCGGCGCTCCTACGAGCGCCAGACGGCGGCGCCCGGTCTCCACGAGGTGCCGCGCGGCGATCCGACCACCCTCGCGGTTGTCCGTATGGACGCAGCAGTGGGTGTCCCCCTGCCCGCGATAGTTGAGGAAGACCAGCGGCCGGCCCGCCCGATACCCCTCCACGAGCGCCCGGTAGTGGCTCGCGTCGTTGATCGTGAGCAGCGTCCCGAGCGTCTGGGTGGATGCGAACGCGTCGAGGTAGCGTCGCTCCCGCTCCAGGTCCGTGTCGGTGTTCGCCATGAGGACGAAGGTGCGATGCTCCGCCGCCACCCGTTCCACCCCGCGGGAGATGTCCACGAACAGCGAGTTCGACAGGTCCGACAGGATCAGGCCGAGCGCCGGGATCGAGCCTGCGGCGAGCGAGCGCGCAGGACCATGCGGCGTGAAATCCAGCTCGGCGATGGCACGCTCCACGCGCTCCCGCGTCCGCGCCGCCACGCGCTCCGGATGGTTCATCACGTTCGACACGGTGCCCTGCGAGACGCCGGCATGCGCCGCCACATCAGCGATCGATGCCCTCCGCGGTCCGTCCTCGGCGCCAGTCACGTGCGCCATCCTACGAGCGGGAACCGCGTACGGCGCCCGCCGCCACCCGGAGCGGGTCGGCTCAGGGCACATCCTCGAGCCGCCACTCGTCACGCCAGTCGATGAGCACGCGGCCGTCGTCCTCGAAGCGGATCGGCAGCCACACGTACCGCGCACGCGAGGTGTCGGGCACGGTGAGCTCGCGCATGCCCAGGTCGGGCTCTCCTGCCTCGATCCTCGCGAAGTACTCGTCGAAGAGCGTGTGCGCCTCCGCGCCATCCGCGGTGTAGTCCGGGAGCCACCGGTCGCCGAGCGCGATGTAGAGGCCCCTGCCAGGGACCTTGAGCACTGAGCTGACCTGCGTGCGGTAGGACGTCCGCGAGGCGTCGTCAGGATGAGGATCGCCCACCACCTCCCAGGGCCCGTGGATCGTCGCCGCCGACGCGACCTCCGAGGCGTTCGGGTAGTAGCCCGTCGTCCCTGAGGTGACCAGATACTCGTGTCCACCCCTGCGGAAGTGCGACGGCGCCTCACGCGTGAACGGAGGACGGCCGTGGTGCAGGTGGGTCGAGTAGTACCCGGTGACGTCCGTGTAGTCGTCGGTGAGATCCGCGACGATCAGCTCGGTGTGCACCCGCTCGAAGATGTAGTAGCCCTTGCCATCGTGAGGGTCCACCACCAGGTCGAAGTCCCCGGCGTACATCCCGAGCGGCCTGAAGTCTCGCCGCGCGATGTCGTACGGCCCCAGGATCGAGTCGGCCACGAGGGTCGTCGACAGCTGCACCGACCCCGACATCACCTTGATCCAGCACACGTACTTGCCGGTGAAGCGGTTGTAGACGATGTGGGGACGGTCCATGCCGCGTTGCGGGCTGAGCGGAGAGGTCGGGTCGTCCTCGTCGGGCGGGATGATGACCCCTTCGTCCTTCCAGTTGTACAGGTCCGTCGACGAGTAGCAGCGCACGCCCCAGTGCCAGATCCGCGAGCCCGGAGTCGTGAACTCCTTGTTCTCGCCGTACCAGTAGAAGGTCCCGTCGACCTCGATCACCGAGCCTCCGTGGGCCTGGATCGGCCTGCCCTCCGTGTCGAGCCATTCCTCGCCCGGGCGGAAGCTGGTGTACCTCGATGCGTTCATCGTGCATGCTCCTGAGCCTGGGCGAGAATCGCCTGGTAGTGGTGGGAACCGACGCCGGCCGCGCGCTCGGTGCCGTCGGGGAGGATGACGGTGGCCGCGACGCCTGGAGGGACGTCGACGGTCAGCCTGAAGTCGCCGTCGTGAAGAGTCCACGCCACCGAGATCCTGCCGAAC
This genomic window contains:
- a CDS encoding DoxX family protein, whose product is MDIVFLIARLLFAVIFLLSAVGHLTQADAMAQYSAYKGAPGGKAGVILSGLTMGVGALMVLFGIFGDIGSLLIAATLIPVSFFMHAHWKESDAQAKQTEQISFNKNLGLIGGALALFLLFAVQGADMGLSVTGSLIQLG
- a CDS encoding LacI family DNA-binding transcriptional regulator; its protein translation is MTGAEDGPRRASIADVAAHAGVSQGTVSNVMNHPERVAARTRERVERAIAELDFTPHGPARSLAAGSIPALGLILSDLSNSLFVDISRGVERVAAEHRTFVLMANTDTDLERERRYLDAFASTQTLGTLLTINDASHYRALVEGYRAGRPLVFLNYRGQGDTHCCVHTDNREGGRIAARHLVETGRRRLALVGAPMWLQPVSERVEGFQEEARALGATIVAHEEAGELNRAYGWSAGRALLSRVERGEIDGVFAVADLLAAGIAQALSGAGVRIPEDVAIVGYDDNRAAWDSPLPLTTIRQPGEGMGAAGADLVFEELHDPNHEHRVVPLGPSLVVRRSTVAGV
- a CDS encoding family 43 glycosylhydrolase, with the translated sequence MNASRYTSFRPGEEWLDTEGRPIQAHGGSVIEVDGTFYWYGENKEFTTPGSRIWHWGVRCYSSTDLYNWKDEGVIIPPDEDDPTSPLSPQRGMDRPHIVYNRFTGKYVCWIKVMSGSVQLSTTLVADSILGPYDIARRDFRPLGMYAGDFDLVVDPHDGKGYYIFERVHTELIVADLTDDYTDVTGYYSTHLHHGRPPFTREAPSHFRRGGHEYLVTSGTTGYYPNASEVASAATIHGPWEVVGDPHPDDASRTSYRTQVSSVLKVPGRGLYIALGDRWLPDYTADGAEAHTLFDEYFARIEAGEPDLGMRELTVPDTSRARYVWLPIRFEDDGRVLIDWRDEWRLEDVP